The following is a genomic window from Planctomycetia bacterium.
GTACATGGGGCGGGGACCCAAGGACATTCATGCGCACCTGCTCAACGATCTGTTGGTGGTGCGGCTGCATGGCGTGTTGACCGCCGCGGAGCAGCATCTTGTGAAATCACTCCCTTCCGAGACGGGACGTGACTTGATGAAACAGGTGCGGCGGCAACTGATCGAGACGGCGCGACCCCTCTTGGAAGCTTTGGTTCAGAAAGTCATGGGCGCTCAGATTCTGGGCCTGCATCACGACATTAGCACCGTCACCGGCGAAGAGCTGGTCGTGTTTACCCTGGCCAAGCCGCCTTCAGTTCGCGAGTCGGGAAAAAGGTAGGGCGTCCGTGGGCGGGTCCGGCCGGCCAGGCGGCCCTTGGCAGCTCACTACCTCGACCAGCACCGTCGCGCTTCAGACCGACGCGTTGCTGCATCTCGGCGTCTGCCTTATGACTTCGAGACCAGCAAAGGCCGCATGTGACGCACGACCTCTTACTTTCCGGTATTAAACTCACGGTCCGGATACAGCGTGATCCTTAGCGATGCACCAATCGCCGCCAAGCGACCTAGCAACTCGGGTGCAAGTCCTTGATTGAATGCCCACGGCTTGTCACCGCAATCGTATCCGATGTTGAACTCTCGCAATATGCATTGGTCCCACGTTGCTCGCTGTGCCTCAGGTAACCGTTCCAGCACGTCCAGCATGGCAGTGATGTTGGGTTCCGGCTCAGAGTAGCATTCATCCGTCTCGAACCGGGCGTACCATAGCCCATCGTCCCAGCGGCTCACGTGCAGATCGAACACGCCACCGGACCTGAGCGCACTTGCCAGCGGTTCTAGGTCGGTAGGCGATTTCAGGTCCAGATCGGTGTTCAAATACTCGATTGTGTTGTCCATGGCGCGACCGGAGTTACTTCCGTTTCTTCAGCGCCAGCGACATGCCCTCATAGACGGCCTTTTGTTGAATTGCCACGGGCGTCCTGCCAAACAGCTT
Proteins encoded in this region:
- a CDS encoding DUF2294 domain-containing protein, which encodes MVKTQGEIEAAICDGISRFEQEYMGRGPKDIHAHLLNDLLVVRLHGVLTAAEQHLVKSLPSETGRDLMKQVRRQLIETARPLLEALVQKVMGAQILGLHHDISTVTGEELVVFTLAKPPSVRESGKR